In a genomic window of Mustela nigripes isolate SB6536 chromosome 8, MUSNIG.SB6536, whole genome shotgun sequence:
- the RTN4R gene encoding reticulon-4 receptor, producing the protein MKRASAGGSQLLAWVLWLQAWRVAAPCPGACVCYNEPKVTTSCPQQGLLAVPTDIPAASQRVFLHGNRIAHVPAASFRACRNLTILWLHSNALARIDAAAFSGLALLEQLDLSDNAQLRAVDPTTFRGLSRLHTLHLDRCGLQELGPGLFRGLAALQYLYLQDNGLQALPDDAFRDLGNLTHLFLHGNRIPSVPERAFRGLHSLDRLLLHQNRVARVHPHAFRDLGRLMTLYLFANNLSALPAEALAPLRGLQYLRLNDNPWVCDCRARPLWAWLQQFRGSSSELLCSLPLRLAGRDLKRLAAADLEGCAMVARPSRPVWTGRPADEELLGLPKCCQPDAADKALVFEAGSPASAGNALKGRVPSGDSPPGNGSGPRHINDSPFGTLPGSAEPPLSRMRPEGSEPPGPPTTGPRRKPGCSRKNRTRSQCRLGQAGSGGGGAGDAEGSGALPSLTHSLAPLGLALVLWTVLRPC; encoded by the coding sequence GGAGCCAGCTGCTGGCCTGGGTGCTGTGGCTGCAGGCGTGGCGGGTGGCAGCCCCGTGCCCAGGGGCCTGTGTATGCTACAATGAGCCCAAGGTGACAACAAGCTGTCCGCAGCAAGGCCTCCTGGCTGTGCCCACCGACATCCCGGCCGCCAGCCAGCGCGTCTTCCTGCATGGCAACCGCATCGCTCACGTGCCCGCCGCCAGCTTCCGTGCCTGTCGCAACCTCACCATCCTGTGGCTGCATTCAAACGCGCTGGCCCGCATTGACGCAGCTGCCTTCAGCGGCCTGGCCCTCCTCGAGCAGCTGGACCTCAGTGACAATGCACAACTGCGTGCCGTGGACCCCACCACATTCCGCGGCCTGAGCCGCCTGCACACCCTGCACCTGGACCGCTGTGGCCTGCAGGAGCTCGGCCCCGGGCTGTTCCGCGGCCTTGCTGCCCTGCAGTACCTCTACCTGCAGGACAACGGGCTGCAGGCGCTGCCGGATGACGCCTTCCGCGACCTGGGCAACCTCACACACCTCTTCCTGCACGGCAACCGCATCCCCAGTGTGCCCGAGCGCGCCTTCCGTGGCCTGCACAGCCTCGACCGCCTCCTTCTGCATCAGAACCGCGTGGCCCGCGTGCACCCGCATGCCTTCCGTGACCTCGGCCGCCTCATGACGCTCTACCTGTTTGCTAACAACCTGTCGGCACTGCCAGCTGAGGCCCTGGCACCCCTGCGCGGCCTGCAGTACCTGCGGCTTAATGACAACCCCTGGGTGTGTGACTGCCGGGCACGCCCGCTCTGGGCCTGGCTGCAGCAGTTCCGTGGCTCCTCGTCTGAGCTGCTCTGCAGCCTGCCCCTGCGCCTGGCCGGCCGTGACCTCAAGCGCCTGGCCGCCGCTGACCTGGAGGGCTGCGCCATGGTGGCCCGACCCTCGCGTCCCGTCTGGACTGGCAGGCCTGCTGACGAAGAGCTTCTGGGGCTGCCCAAGTGCTGCCAGCCCGATGCCGCAGACAAGGCCTTGGTGTTTGAGGCTGGGAGCCCGGCCTCTGCCGGCAATGCACTCAAGGGACGGGTGCCGTCCGGGGACAGCCCGCCGGGAAACGGCTCTGGCCCGCGGCACATCAACGACTCCCCCTTTGGGACCCTGCCTGGCTCGGCCgagcccccgctgagcaggatgCGGCCTGAGGGCTCCGAGCCCCCTGGGCCCCCCACCACTGGCCCTCGCCGGAAGCCAGGCTGTTCCCGCAAGAACCGCACCCGCAGTCAGTGCCGCCTGGGCCAGGCAGGCagcgggggcggcggggccggggaCGCAGAAGGCTCGGGCGCCCTGCCCAGCCTCACCCACAGCCTGGCCCCGCTGGGCCTCGCGCTGGTGCTGTGGACGGTGCTCAGGCCCTGCTGA